One Drosophila subobscura isolate 14011-0131.10 chromosome U, UCBerk_Dsub_1.0, whole genome shotgun sequence DNA window includes the following coding sequences:
- the LOC117902453 gene encoding protein son of sevenless isoform X1: MFSGPGSHAISYSGGISIGGGGGGLHQDCDGYDFTKNENAARWRGLFIPSLRKVLEQVHPRVTAKEDALLYVEKLCLRLLALLCAKPLPHSVQDVEEKVNKSFPTPIDQWALKEANEAINSKKKKSVLPTERVHTLLQKDVLQYKIDSSVSAFLVAVLEYISADILKMAGDYVCKISHCEITKEDIEVVMNADRVLMDMLNQSDIKTSPLSLPAQRASATYEETVKELIHDEKQYQRDLHMIIRVFREELVKIVSDPKELEPIFSNIMDIYEVTVTLLGSLEDVIEMSQEQNAPWVGSCFEELAEAEEFDVYKKYAHDVTSQASRDALTNLLSKPGASSLMSAGHGFRDAVKYYLPKLLLVPICHAFVYFDYIKHLMDLSSSQDDIESFEQVQGLLHPLHCDLEKVMASVSKERQVPVSGRVRRQLAIERTRELQVKVEHWDDKDVGQNCNEFIREDSLSKLASGKRIWSERKVFLFDGLMVLCKANTKKQTPSAGATAYDYRLKEKFFMRRVEIIDKVDSEELKNSFELVTRMQPAIVLTAKNAQHKHDWMADLLMVNTKSMLDRILDSILQDIERKHPLRMPSPEIYKFAVPDSGENIVLEERESAGVPMIKGATLCKLIERLTYHIYADPTFVRTFLTTYRYFCSPQQLLQLLIERFNIPDPSLVYQDAAFGTGGLGGGGGGGDKEHKNSQREDWKRYRKEYVQPVQFRVLNVLRHWVDHHYYDFEKDPTLLEKLLHFLEHVNGKSMRKWVDSVLKIVQRKNEQEKSNKKIVYAYGHDPPPIEHHMTVPNEEITLLTLHPLELARQLTLLEFEMYKNVKPSELVGSPWTKKDKEIKSPNLLKIMKHTTNVTRWIEKSITEAENHEERLAIMQRAIEVMMVMLELNNFNGILSIVAAMGTASVYRLRWTFQGLPERYKKFLDECRELSDDHLKKYQERLRSINPPCVPFFGRYLTNILHLEEGNPDLLANTELINFSKRRKVAEIIGEIQQYQNQPYCLSEEATIRQFFEQLDPFNGLSDKEMSDYLYNESMRIEPRGCKTVPKFPRKWPHIPLKSPGIKPRRQNQNNNSSKLSSNASSAAAAAAAASSAASTVAAAAAATTAAVPPNVEGPPASGASISSAGAGEQSPQHNPHAFSVFASVILPDRNGSTWSGTPLHHRTAAESNEEVVVPAPHLPKKPAAHVWTNNVPMMNATAMDVFSPVLTDHQTLPDSNPFAVGSDSDALPSPLPKLMVSPRHETGNRSPFHGRMQYSPTHSIASTVTLTGAGVGAAAGGDLSPQMGGFYYNNAHQAQTGAVPISPHVNVPTASIMDYRAVPPPLPPRRKERTESCADMAQKRQAPDAPTLPPRDGELSPPPIPPRLNHSTGTISVRHSHGQSKELASSCKSSLLLPNTSSIMIRRNSAIEKRAAAAAQQPAPTAVATAAALAGTVMGSINTTLVTVSQAVACEEQPPQSISPALSSSTTTSPLTPATPISPNIPSQPVESTLSGYTHQLRLRPQQQQQQHHTHHHHQQQQHHHHQQHHHQQQHHQHQHPHQSHTTRSSPKEFYPIATSLEGTPKLPPKPSLSANFYNNTDKGTMFLYPSTNQE; encoded by the exons ATGTTTTCCGGACCCGGTAGCCATGCCATTAGCTATAGCGGTGGGATCAGCATTggtggaggaggcggtggcctGCATCAGGACTGCGATGGCTACGACTTCACGAAGAACGAGAACGCCGCGCGTTGGCGTGGCCTGTTCATACCCTCATTGAGAAAGGTGCTGGAGCAGGTGCACCCACGGGTGACTGCCAAAGAAGATGCCCTGCTCTATGTGGAGAAGCTGTGCCTGCGACTGCTGGCCCTACTCTGTGCCAAGCCGCTGCCCCACTCGGTCCAAGATGTCGAGGAGAAGGTGAACAAATCTTTTCCCACGCCCATCGACCAGTGGGCCCTCAAGGAGGCCAACGAGGCGATCAACtcgaagaaaaagaaatccGTTCTGCCCACAGAGCGGGTGCACACCCTCCTCCAAAAGGATGTGCTGCAGTACAAGATCGACAGCTCGGTGTCCGCCTTCCTGGTGGCTGTCCTCGAGTATATCTCTGCGGATATACTCAAAATGGCCGGCGATTATGTGTGCAAAATTTCACACTGCGAGATCACCAAAGAGGACATCGAGGTGGTCATGAACGCTGATCGTGTCCTCATGGATATGTTGAATCAGAGTGATATTAAAACCAGTCCGCTGTCACTGCCCGCCCAGAGGGCTAGCGCGACCTACGAGGAGACGGTCAAGGAGTTGATCCACGACGAGAAGCAATACCAGCGAGATCTCCACATGATCATACGCGTCTTTCGCGAGGAGCTGGTGAAGATTGTCTCGGATCCGAAGGAACTCGAGCCAATATTCTCCAACATAATGGACATCTACGAGGTGACGGTGACCCTGCTCGGCTCTCTCGAAGATGTCATTGAGATGTCGCAGGAGCAGAATGCGCCCTGGGTGGGCAGCTGCTtcgaggagctggccgaggCCGAGGAGTTCGATGTGTACAAAAAGTATGCACACGATGTCACCTCCCAAGCATCACGGGATGCGCTTACAAATCTCTTATCCAAGCCAGGG GCCTCATCCTTGATGTCTGCTGGTCACGGCTTCCGGGATGCCGTCAAGTATTATCtgcccaagctgctgctggtgcccaTTTGCCATGCTTTTGTGTACTTTGACTACATCAAACATCTGATGGATCTCAGCTCCTCGCAGGATGACATCGAGAGCTTCGAGCAAGTGCAGGGTCTTCTCCATCCGCTCCACTGCGATCTCGAAAAGGTCATGGCCAGCGTATCCAAGGAGCGCCAGGTGCCAGTCAGTGGGCGGGTGCGTCGCCAATTGGCCATCGAACGGACACGAGAGCTTCAGGTGAAGGTGGAGCATTGGGATGACAAGGATGTGGGCCAGAATTGCAATGAGTTTATACGCG AGGACTCGCTCAGCAAGCTGGCATCGGGCAAACGCATTTGGAGCGAGCGTAAGGTATTTCTCTTCGATGGCTTAATGGTTCTGTGCAAGGCGaacaccaaaaagcaaacgccATCGGCAGGTGCCACAGCCTACGATTACCGACTGAAGGAGAAGTTCTTTATGCGACGCGTGGAGATCATTGACAAGGTGGACAGCGAGGAGCTGAAGAACAGCTTTGAGCTTGTCACCAGAATGCAGCCGGCCATTGTGCTGACGGCCAAGAATGCACAGCACAAGCACGACTGGATGGCAGATCTACTGATGGTGAACACCAAGTCCATGCTGGATCGTATCCTCGACAGCATTCTGCAGGACATTGAGCGCAAGCATCCACTGCGCATGCCCAGCCCAGAGATCTACAAGTTTGCCGTTCCCGACAGCGGGGAGAACATCGTGTTGGAGGAGCGCGAGAGCGCTGGAGTGCCAATGATCAAGGGGGCCACGCTGTGCAAGCTCATCGAGCGCCTCACCTATCACATATATGCGGACCCCACCTTTGTGCGCACCTTTCTCACGACATATCGCTACTTCTGCTcgccccagcagctgctgcagctgctcatcgAACGGTTTAACATACCCGACCCGAGTTTGGTGTATCAGGATGCTGCCTTTGGCACGGGTGGCcttggtggcggcggcggtgggggCGACAAGGAGCACAAGAACTCGCAGCGCGAGGACTGGAAACGCTACCGCAAGGAGTACGTTCAGCCCGTACAATTTCGAGTGCTCAATGTACTACGCCACTGGGTGGACCATCACTATTATGACTTTGAGAAGGATCCCACGCTGCTCGAGAAGCTGCTACACTTTCTGGAGCATGTGAATGGCAAATCGATGCGCAAGTGGGTGGACTCCGTGCTCAAAATTGTTCAAAGAAAG AACGAACAGGAGAAAAGCAATAAGAAGATTGTCTACGCCTACGGGCATGATCCGCCGCCCATTGAGCATCACATGACTGTGCCCAATGAGGAGATAACACTGCTCACGCTGCACCCGCTGGAGCTGGCCCGTCAGCTCACGCTGCTGGAGTTTGAGATGTACAAGAACGTAAAGCCCTCGGAGCTGGTGGGCTCGCCGTGGACCAAGAAGGACAAGGAGATCAAGAGTCCCAATCTGTTGAAGATCATGAAGCACACCACCAATGTGACGCGCTGGATAGAAAAGTCAATAACGGAGGCGGAGAATCACGAGGAGCGACTGGCAATAATGCAGCGAGCCATCGAGGTGATGATGGTCATGCTGGAGCTAAACAACTTCAATGGCATCCTCTCCATAGTCGCGGCCATGGGCACAGCGTCGGTCTATCGTTTGCGTTGGACATTTCAGGGCTTGCCCGAACGCTACAAAAAGTTTCTGGACGAGTGCCGGGAGCTAAGCGACGATCATCTCAAGAAGTATCAGGAGCGTTTGCGCTCCATTAATCCGCCTTGTGTGCCCTTCTTTGGGCGCTACCTGACCAACATCCTCCACCTGGAGGAGGGCAATCCGGATCTGCTGGCCAACACGGAGCTAATAAATTTCTCAAAGCGGCGGAAAGTGGCGGAGATTATCGGCGAGATTCAGCAGTATCAAAACCAGCCGTACTGCCTCAGCGAGGAGGCCACCATAAGGCAATTCTTCGAGCAGCTCGATCCCTTCAATGGCCTCTCGGACAAGGAAATGTCCGACTATCTGTACAATGAGAGCATGCGCATAGAGCCGCGTGGCTGCAAGACGGTGCCCAAGTTT CCTCGCAAATGGCCGCACATTCCGCTCAAGTCGCCGGGCATTAAGCCGCGTCGCCAGAATCAGaataataacagcagcaaGTTATCCAGCAACGCttcatcggcagcagcagcagcggcggcagcctcGTCGGCGGCATCAACGGTagccgcagcggcggcagccacaacagcagctgtGCCGCCGAACGTGGAAGGGCCGCCAGCGAGTGGCGCATCCATCTCCAGCGCTGGTGCTGGCGAACAGAGTCCGCAGCATAATCCGCACGCGTTCTCCGTGTTCGCCTCCGTCATACTACCCGATCGGAATGGTAGCACTTGGAGCGGCACACCGCTGCATCATCGGACAGCAGCGGAGAGCAATGAGGAGGTTGTGGTGCCGGCGCCACATCTGCCCAAGAAGCCAGCGGCGCATGTGTGGACCAACAATGTGCCCATGATGAATGCTACGGCAATGGATGTTTTCAGTCCCGTGCTGACAGATCACCAAACGCTGCCAGACAGCAACCCCTTTGCCGTGGGCTCAGACTCAGATGCGCTGCCCTCGCCGCTGCCCAAGCTGATGGTTAGTCCACGCCACGAGACCGGCAATCGGTCACCATTCCATGGGCGCATGCAATACAGTCCCACGCACAGCATTGCCAGCACTGTGACTCTGACGGGAGCcggagttggagctgcagctggtggagatCTCAGCCCACAGATGGGTGGATTCTACTACAACAACGCCCATCAGGCACAGACAGGGGCAGTGCCCATATCGCCGCATGTCAATGTACCAACGGCCTCGATTATGGACTATCGAGCAGTGCCACCACCACTGCCGCCACGTCGCAAGGAGCGTACAGAGAGCTGTGCGGATATGGCACAGAAGCGACAGGCACCAGACGCTCCAACA TTACCCCCGCGTGATGGCGAGCTGAGTCCTCCACCCATACCGCCACGACTCAACCATTCCACGGGCACCATATCCGTACGACACAGCCATGGCCAGAGCAAGGAGTTGGCCAGTTCGTGCAAGAGCAGCCTGCTCCTGCCCAACACAAGCAGTATTATGATACGCCGCAATTCGGCAATCGAgaagcgagcagcagcagctgcacagcagccagcaccgaCTGCAGTGGCGACAGCTGCTGCCCTGGCGGGTACGGTGATGGGTTCGATTAACACGACTTTGGTCACAGTGTCACAGGCGGTGGCGTGTGAAGAGCAGCCGCCGCAATCGATCTCGCCAGCATTAAGCTCCTCGACAACAACATCGCCGCTTACACCCGCAACGCCCATCTCCCCGAACAttcccagccagccagtggaGAGTACGTTAAGCGGTTATACGCATCAGTTACGGTTGaggccacaacagcagcagcaacagcaccatacacatcatcatcatcaacagcagcaacatcatcatcatcagcagcatcatcatcagcagcagcatcatcagcatcagcatcctcATCAATCACACACAACACGCTCGTCCCCAAAGGAATTCTATCCGATTGCCACGAGCCTCGAGGGCACACCCAAACTTCCACCAAAACCTAGTCTAAGCGCTAACTTCTATAACAATACAG atAAAGGTACGATGTTTCTTTACCCAAGTACAAACCAAGAATAA
- the LOC117902453 gene encoding protein son of sevenless isoform X2 gives MFSGPGSHAISYSGGISIGGGGGGLHQDCDGYDFTKNENAARWRGLFIPSLRKVLEQVHPRVTAKEDALLYVEKLCLRLLALLCAKPLPHSVQDVEEKVNKSFPTPIDQWALKEANEAINSKKKKSVLPTERVHTLLQKDVLQYKIDSSVSAFLVAVLEYISADILKMAGDYVCKISHCEITKEDIEVVMNADRVLMDMLNQSDIKTSPLSLPAQRASATYEETVKELIHDEKQYQRDLHMIIRVFREELVKIVSDPKELEPIFSNIMDIYEVTVTLLGSLEDVIEMSQEQNAPWVGSCFEELAEAEEFDVYKKYAHDVTSQASRDALTNLLSKPGASSLMSAGHGFRDAVKYYLPKLLLVPICHAFVYFDYIKHLMDLSSSQDDIESFEQVQGLLHPLHCDLEKVMASVSKERQVPVSGRVRRQLAIERTRELQVKVEHWDDKDVGQNCNEFIREDSLSKLASGKRIWSERKVFLFDGLMVLCKANTKKQTPSAGATAYDYRLKEKFFMRRVEIIDKVDSEELKNSFELVTRMQPAIVLTAKNAQHKHDWMADLLMVNTKSMLDRILDSILQDIERKHPLRMPSPEIYKFAVPDSGENIVLEERESAGVPMIKGATLCKLIERLTYHIYADPTFVRTFLTTYRYFCSPQQLLQLLIERFNIPDPSLVYQDAAFGTGGLGGGGGGGDKEHKNSQREDWKRYRKEYVQPVQFRVLNVLRHWVDHHYYDFEKDPTLLEKLLHFLEHVNGKSMRKWVDSVLKIVQRKNEQEKSNKKIVYAYGHDPPPIEHHMTVPNEEITLLTLHPLELARQLTLLEFEMYKNVKPSELVGSPWTKKDKEIKSPNLLKIMKHTTNVTRWIEKSITEAENHEERLAIMQRAIEVMMVMLELNNFNGILSIVAAMGTASVYRLRWTFQGLPERYKKFLDECRELSDDHLKKYQERLRSINPPCVPFFGRYLTNILHLEEGNPDLLANTELINFSKRRKVAEIIGEIQQYQNQPYCLSEEATIRQFFEQLDPFNGLSDKEMSDYLYNESMRIEPRGCKTVPKFPRKWPHIPLKSPGIKPRRQNQNNNSSKLSSNASSAAAAAAAASSAASTVAAAAAATTAAVPPNVEGPPASGASISSAGAGEQSPQHNPHAFSVFASVILPDRNGSTWSGTPLHHRTAAESNEEVVVPAPHLPKKPAAHVWTNNVPMMNATAMDVFSPVLTDHQTLPDSNPFAVGSDSDALPSPLPKLMVSPRHETGNRSPFHGRMQYSPTHSIASTVTLTGAGVGAAAGGDLSPQMGGFYYNNAHQAQTGAVPISPHVNVPTASIMDYRAVPPPLPPRRKERTESCADMAQKRQAPDAPTLPPRDGELSPPPIPPRLNHSTGTISVRHSHGQSKELASSCKSSLLLPNTSSIMIRRNSAIEKRAAAAAQQPAPTAVATAAALAGTVMGSINTTLVTVSQAVACEEQPPQSISPALSSSTTTSPLTPATPISPNIPSQPVESTLSGYTHQLRLRPQQQQQQHQQQQQQQQAERSNNTSRNQKHIDR, from the exons ATGTTTTCCGGACCCGGTAGCCATGCCATTAGCTATAGCGGTGGGATCAGCATTggtggaggaggcggtggcctGCATCAGGACTGCGATGGCTACGACTTCACGAAGAACGAGAACGCCGCGCGTTGGCGTGGCCTGTTCATACCCTCATTGAGAAAGGTGCTGGAGCAGGTGCACCCACGGGTGACTGCCAAAGAAGATGCCCTGCTCTATGTGGAGAAGCTGTGCCTGCGACTGCTGGCCCTACTCTGTGCCAAGCCGCTGCCCCACTCGGTCCAAGATGTCGAGGAGAAGGTGAACAAATCTTTTCCCACGCCCATCGACCAGTGGGCCCTCAAGGAGGCCAACGAGGCGATCAACtcgaagaaaaagaaatccGTTCTGCCCACAGAGCGGGTGCACACCCTCCTCCAAAAGGATGTGCTGCAGTACAAGATCGACAGCTCGGTGTCCGCCTTCCTGGTGGCTGTCCTCGAGTATATCTCTGCGGATATACTCAAAATGGCCGGCGATTATGTGTGCAAAATTTCACACTGCGAGATCACCAAAGAGGACATCGAGGTGGTCATGAACGCTGATCGTGTCCTCATGGATATGTTGAATCAGAGTGATATTAAAACCAGTCCGCTGTCACTGCCCGCCCAGAGGGCTAGCGCGACCTACGAGGAGACGGTCAAGGAGTTGATCCACGACGAGAAGCAATACCAGCGAGATCTCCACATGATCATACGCGTCTTTCGCGAGGAGCTGGTGAAGATTGTCTCGGATCCGAAGGAACTCGAGCCAATATTCTCCAACATAATGGACATCTACGAGGTGACGGTGACCCTGCTCGGCTCTCTCGAAGATGTCATTGAGATGTCGCAGGAGCAGAATGCGCCCTGGGTGGGCAGCTGCTtcgaggagctggccgaggCCGAGGAGTTCGATGTGTACAAAAAGTATGCACACGATGTCACCTCCCAAGCATCACGGGATGCGCTTACAAATCTCTTATCCAAGCCAGGG GCCTCATCCTTGATGTCTGCTGGTCACGGCTTCCGGGATGCCGTCAAGTATTATCtgcccaagctgctgctggtgcccaTTTGCCATGCTTTTGTGTACTTTGACTACATCAAACATCTGATGGATCTCAGCTCCTCGCAGGATGACATCGAGAGCTTCGAGCAAGTGCAGGGTCTTCTCCATCCGCTCCACTGCGATCTCGAAAAGGTCATGGCCAGCGTATCCAAGGAGCGCCAGGTGCCAGTCAGTGGGCGGGTGCGTCGCCAATTGGCCATCGAACGGACACGAGAGCTTCAGGTGAAGGTGGAGCATTGGGATGACAAGGATGTGGGCCAGAATTGCAATGAGTTTATACGCG AGGACTCGCTCAGCAAGCTGGCATCGGGCAAACGCATTTGGAGCGAGCGTAAGGTATTTCTCTTCGATGGCTTAATGGTTCTGTGCAAGGCGaacaccaaaaagcaaacgccATCGGCAGGTGCCACAGCCTACGATTACCGACTGAAGGAGAAGTTCTTTATGCGACGCGTGGAGATCATTGACAAGGTGGACAGCGAGGAGCTGAAGAACAGCTTTGAGCTTGTCACCAGAATGCAGCCGGCCATTGTGCTGACGGCCAAGAATGCACAGCACAAGCACGACTGGATGGCAGATCTACTGATGGTGAACACCAAGTCCATGCTGGATCGTATCCTCGACAGCATTCTGCAGGACATTGAGCGCAAGCATCCACTGCGCATGCCCAGCCCAGAGATCTACAAGTTTGCCGTTCCCGACAGCGGGGAGAACATCGTGTTGGAGGAGCGCGAGAGCGCTGGAGTGCCAATGATCAAGGGGGCCACGCTGTGCAAGCTCATCGAGCGCCTCACCTATCACATATATGCGGACCCCACCTTTGTGCGCACCTTTCTCACGACATATCGCTACTTCTGCTcgccccagcagctgctgcagctgctcatcgAACGGTTTAACATACCCGACCCGAGTTTGGTGTATCAGGATGCTGCCTTTGGCACGGGTGGCcttggtggcggcggcggtgggggCGACAAGGAGCACAAGAACTCGCAGCGCGAGGACTGGAAACGCTACCGCAAGGAGTACGTTCAGCCCGTACAATTTCGAGTGCTCAATGTACTACGCCACTGGGTGGACCATCACTATTATGACTTTGAGAAGGATCCCACGCTGCTCGAGAAGCTGCTACACTTTCTGGAGCATGTGAATGGCAAATCGATGCGCAAGTGGGTGGACTCCGTGCTCAAAATTGTTCAAAGAAAG AACGAACAGGAGAAAAGCAATAAGAAGATTGTCTACGCCTACGGGCATGATCCGCCGCCCATTGAGCATCACATGACTGTGCCCAATGAGGAGATAACACTGCTCACGCTGCACCCGCTGGAGCTGGCCCGTCAGCTCACGCTGCTGGAGTTTGAGATGTACAAGAACGTAAAGCCCTCGGAGCTGGTGGGCTCGCCGTGGACCAAGAAGGACAAGGAGATCAAGAGTCCCAATCTGTTGAAGATCATGAAGCACACCACCAATGTGACGCGCTGGATAGAAAAGTCAATAACGGAGGCGGAGAATCACGAGGAGCGACTGGCAATAATGCAGCGAGCCATCGAGGTGATGATGGTCATGCTGGAGCTAAACAACTTCAATGGCATCCTCTCCATAGTCGCGGCCATGGGCACAGCGTCGGTCTATCGTTTGCGTTGGACATTTCAGGGCTTGCCCGAACGCTACAAAAAGTTTCTGGACGAGTGCCGGGAGCTAAGCGACGATCATCTCAAGAAGTATCAGGAGCGTTTGCGCTCCATTAATCCGCCTTGTGTGCCCTTCTTTGGGCGCTACCTGACCAACATCCTCCACCTGGAGGAGGGCAATCCGGATCTGCTGGCCAACACGGAGCTAATAAATTTCTCAAAGCGGCGGAAAGTGGCGGAGATTATCGGCGAGATTCAGCAGTATCAAAACCAGCCGTACTGCCTCAGCGAGGAGGCCACCATAAGGCAATTCTTCGAGCAGCTCGATCCCTTCAATGGCCTCTCGGACAAGGAAATGTCCGACTATCTGTACAATGAGAGCATGCGCATAGAGCCGCGTGGCTGCAAGACGGTGCCCAAGTTT CCTCGCAAATGGCCGCACATTCCGCTCAAGTCGCCGGGCATTAAGCCGCGTCGCCAGAATCAGaataataacagcagcaaGTTATCCAGCAACGCttcatcggcagcagcagcagcggcggcagcctcGTCGGCGGCATCAACGGTagccgcagcggcggcagccacaacagcagctgtGCCGCCGAACGTGGAAGGGCCGCCAGCGAGTGGCGCATCCATCTCCAGCGCTGGTGCTGGCGAACAGAGTCCGCAGCATAATCCGCACGCGTTCTCCGTGTTCGCCTCCGTCATACTACCCGATCGGAATGGTAGCACTTGGAGCGGCACACCGCTGCATCATCGGACAGCAGCGGAGAGCAATGAGGAGGTTGTGGTGCCGGCGCCACATCTGCCCAAGAAGCCAGCGGCGCATGTGTGGACCAACAATGTGCCCATGATGAATGCTACGGCAATGGATGTTTTCAGTCCCGTGCTGACAGATCACCAAACGCTGCCAGACAGCAACCCCTTTGCCGTGGGCTCAGACTCAGATGCGCTGCCCTCGCCGCTGCCCAAGCTGATGGTTAGTCCACGCCACGAGACCGGCAATCGGTCACCATTCCATGGGCGCATGCAATACAGTCCCACGCACAGCATTGCCAGCACTGTGACTCTGACGGGAGCcggagttggagctgcagctggtggagatCTCAGCCCACAGATGGGTGGATTCTACTACAACAACGCCCATCAGGCACAGACAGGGGCAGTGCCCATATCGCCGCATGTCAATGTACCAACGGCCTCGATTATGGACTATCGAGCAGTGCCACCACCACTGCCGCCACGTCGCAAGGAGCGTACAGAGAGCTGTGCGGATATGGCACAGAAGCGACAGGCACCAGACGCTCCAACA TTACCCCCGCGTGATGGCGAGCTGAGTCCTCCACCCATACCGCCACGACTCAACCATTCCACGGGCACCATATCCGTACGACACAGCCATGGCCAGAGCAAGGAGTTGGCCAGTTCGTGCAAGAGCAGCCTGCTCCTGCCCAACACAAGCAGTATTATGATACGCCGCAATTCGGCAATCGAgaagcgagcagcagcagctgcacagcagccagcaccgaCTGCAGTGGCGACAGCTGCTGCCCTGGCGGGTACGGTGATGGGTTCGATTAACACGACTTTGGTCACAGTGTCACAGGCGGTGGCGTGTGAAGAGCAGCCGCCGCAATCGATCTCGCCAGCATTAAGCTCCTCGACAACAACATCGCCGCTTACACCCGCAACGCCCATCTCCCCGAACAttcccagccagccagtggaGAGTACGTTAAGCGGTTATACGCATCAGTTACGGTTGaggccacaacagcagcagc agcagcatcagcagcagcagcaacagcagcaggcggaacGGAGCAACAACACGAGTCGGAACCAAAAGCACATCGATAGATAG